Proteins co-encoded in one Halodesulfovibrio sp. MK-HDV genomic window:
- a CDS encoding integrase, with product MAKILIFTPQHELDAQRNLNDFIAFARNDLTAFGEDLQFDDYVWDITEFLPVKGMGSKRHRIFFTKQTAATKNKDKQPFPVFFQPFAKAYLRYIFTRRPVQNLARQLEALRMLEIALTENDIEIPIIQIDAGILNRAAQLTKQHYSKSVAYKTGGQLQKIADFLDEKWLVMVSLNWKNPINRQKDPMGRCGAEAEKRRQEKMPSQELLLGALPHIFRTATEDRHILIASIAVLMCSAPDRISEVLTLHQDCEVTFSDGEDEAYGHRWVPSKGARPMIKWRVTVLVDVAREAMKRIRRITQPARDIAKWYYENPNEIFLPADLAYLRNQEWLSSAEINLVLWGGRKKAKSAQEWCKTRKIPYKKVGNAHHFSFSSIEQAVLKMLPIHFPYADNTKNLLLHDALMVAPKDMFAKKYQNYSCLIEPITMGQMDDGLAGRTGAKKTSVISIFKEFGLTEIDGSPMTVHTHEFRHYLNTKSQQAGVGELDIAKWSGRVDLRQNDDYDHSTSKDIVKMVRNTVGNTDTGLAPITAAPKQKNLIKRDDFAQLQITTAHTTDFGYCVHDYTMSTCDKYLDCINCNEHVCLKGDSTKTARIRQQLEEQEALLEQVTAEVERRKSDSKKRNDKIDRWYEHHAHTTNLLRKLCDIMDDPNIPTGSVIQLRDIRPASRIGQAANEKLTAKRKKKKKEEKALRRSLAM from the coding sequence ATGGCTAAAATCCTAATATTCACGCCCCAGCACGAATTAGACGCACAACGAAATCTGAATGATTTTATCGCATTTGCCCGTAATGATCTCACTGCGTTTGGTGAAGATTTGCAATTCGATGACTATGTGTGGGATATTACAGAATTCTTGCCTGTAAAAGGGATGGGGAGTAAGAGGCATAGAATTTTCTTCACAAAACAAACAGCAGCTACAAAAAATAAAGACAAACAACCATTTCCTGTTTTTTTCCAACCATTTGCCAAAGCATATCTGCGATACATTTTTACGCGCAGACCAGTGCAAAATTTAGCACGCCAACTGGAAGCATTGCGGATGCTAGAAATAGCATTGACCGAAAATGATATCGAAATCCCCATTATTCAAATTGATGCAGGCATTCTGAATAGGGCTGCACAGTTAACAAAACAGCATTATAGCAAAAGTGTGGCGTACAAAACGGGGGGACAACTACAAAAAATTGCCGATTTTTTAGATGAAAAATGGTTAGTGATGGTATCATTAAACTGGAAAAATCCTATTAATCGACAAAAGGATCCAATGGGTCGGTGTGGTGCAGAAGCGGAAAAACGGCGTCAAGAAAAAATGCCGTCTCAAGAATTGTTATTAGGCGCATTGCCACATATTTTTCGAACGGCAACAGAAGACAGGCACATTTTAATCGCATCAATTGCTGTCCTCATGTGTAGTGCACCTGATCGCATTAGTGAGGTTTTGACGCTGCATCAAGATTGCGAGGTCACTTTTTCTGACGGCGAAGATGAAGCCTACGGACATAGGTGGGTGCCGTCAAAGGGTGCCAGACCTATGATTAAATGGCGTGTTACTGTACTGGTTGATGTAGCACGTGAGGCGATGAAAAGAATCCGAAGAATCACCCAGCCTGCCCGTGATATAGCCAAGTGGTATTATGAAAACCCCAACGAAATTTTTCTTCCAGCGGATCTTGCTTATTTACGCAATCAGGAATGGCTGTCATCGGCAGAAATAAATTTAGTGCTATGGGGGGGGCGAAAAAAAGCAAAATCAGCCCAAGAGTGGTGTAAAACTAGAAAGATACCTTATAAAAAAGTAGGTAACGCACATCATTTTTCTTTTTCTAGTATTGAACAGGCAGTTCTAAAAATGCTCCCTATACATTTCCCGTATGCTGACAACACGAAAAACCTGCTTTTGCACGACGCATTAATGGTTGCTCCCAAAGATATGTTTGCTAAAAAGTACCAGAACTATAGCTGCTTAATAGAACCGATAACCATGGGGCAAATGGATGATGGGCTTGCAGGACGCACAGGGGCAAAAAAAACCAGTGTGATCTCCATTTTTAAGGAATTCGGATTAACAGAAATAGATGGTAGTCCAATGACTGTCCATACTCACGAATTTCGACATTATTTGAATACGAAATCGCAACAAGCTGGTGTGGGTGAACTGGATATTGCCAAATGGAGCGGGCGGGTCGATTTGCGCCAAAATGATGATTACGATCATAGCACATCAAAAGATATTGTAAAAATGGTTAGAAATACTGTAGGGAACACAGATACCGGTTTAGCCCCTATTACTGCAGCACCAAAGCAGAAAAACTTGATAAAGCGTGACGATTTTGCACAGCTGCAAATCACGACAGCACATACGACAGACTTTGGGTACTGCGTTCATGATTACACTATGTCAACATGTGATAAGTATCTGGATTGTATTAATTGTAATGAACATGTTTGCCTTAAAGGGGATAGTACAAAAACAGCACGTATTCGACAACAGTTGGAAGAACAAGAAGCACTGCTAGAGCAGGTAACTGCAGAAGTAGAACGACGAAAAAGTGACTCCAAAAAGCGTAACGATAAAATTGATCGCTGGTATGAACATCATGCACATACTACCAACCTTTTGCGTAAACTTTGTGATATAATGGATGACCCTAATATCCCTACAGGTAGTGTAATTCAGTTGCGCGATATCAGACCAGCGTCACGAATTGGGCAAGCTGCTAATGAAAAATTGACTGCAAAAAGAAAAAAGAAAAAAAAAGAAGAAAAAGCGCTTAGACGATCACTAGCAATGTAA
- a CDS encoding site-specific integrase, which produces MRTNSERSLHDSTQINDADELLPEIVTTKNGALFCPRNDVWSYIDAGKKIHLNFLSLKDVTADFVLGLKLVLVWCAEYQSPSTLGNNFSSLKHFLSTVSDGQQLSEITDVHILNYRATLTRQKEYQLGRLRGFFKRWYKLSGIGITDNAIAVLNELKLSGNIKGTAVATHHLTEGPFTHLERSALSSTLERGYTTGKVTTEDFLLCIIVMFFGLRPAQVVMLKVCDVKLIEKTDGSLEYLLRIPSAKKRTRARTKFAERIFKDPEIGRLLWNYVQDVKNDFGSLVDDVEQLPLFPERQKKTLTSGLFAFHMENSRVTERLQKIFQPLNVRSERTGDPIHIAATRFRRTVGTVAANEGWGELVIAELLDHTDTQNAGIYVEATPAIIKRIDKKLALHLAPIAQAFAGKLVDGRNTPDGGDKQQIIAPQYTQDFAVVGTCGQHSFCSFSVPLGCYTCVLFNAWLDGPHEQILEKLIAERERLGELGNRIASVHDLTIKAVAEVVAMCKQQNDEMGALDG; this is translated from the coding sequence ATGAGGACAAATAGTGAACGCTCTTTGCATGACAGCACACAGATCAACGATGCTGACGAACTGTTACCTGAAATTGTGACAACTAAAAACGGAGCCTTATTTTGTCCACGAAATGACGTTTGGTCATATATAGATGCTGGGAAAAAAATACATTTGAACTTTCTTTCCTTGAAAGACGTGACCGCAGATTTTGTCCTTGGTTTAAAGCTCGTACTGGTATGGTGTGCAGAATATCAATCGCCAAGCACTCTAGGTAATAACTTTTCGAGTTTAAAACACTTTTTGTCCACTGTTTCCGACGGGCAACAGCTATCAGAAATTACTGATGTTCATATATTGAACTACCGTGCGACACTCACGAGGCAGAAGGAATATCAACTGGGGCGATTAAGAGGGTTTTTTAAACGATGGTATAAGCTAAGCGGCATAGGTATTACAGATAATGCTATTGCCGTTCTAAACGAATTGAAGTTGTCTGGAAATATTAAAGGAACTGCCGTTGCAACCCATCATCTGACAGAAGGACCATTCACCCATCTTGAACGCAGTGCGTTGTCGTCTACATTAGAACGCGGATATACTACAGGCAAAGTAACGACCGAAGATTTTTTGTTGTGCATTATTGTTATGTTTTTTGGCCTACGCCCTGCCCAAGTCGTGATGCTCAAGGTCTGCGATGTTAAATTGATCGAAAAAACAGATGGTTCTCTGGAATATCTGTTACGTATCCCGTCTGCAAAAAAACGCACCCGTGCTCGGACTAAATTTGCCGAACGAATTTTTAAAGACCCAGAAATTGGCAGACTTTTATGGAACTATGTACAAGATGTGAAAAACGATTTTGGTTCATTGGTTGACGATGTAGAGCAATTACCGTTGTTTCCAGAACGTCAAAAGAAAACGCTTACGTCTGGTCTATTCGCCTTTCATATGGAAAATAGTCGGGTAACAGAACGTCTGCAGAAGATCTTTCAACCATTGAATGTACGTTCCGAACGTACAGGTGACCCTATTCATATAGCAGCTACCCGTTTTCGTCGTACCGTAGGGACAGTCGCAGCTAATGAAGGGTGGGGGGAGCTGGTCATTGCGGAGCTGTTAGATCATACGGATACGCAAAATGCTGGCATCTATGTTGAAGCGACACCCGCCATCATTAAAAGGATAGACAAAAAGTTGGCATTGCACCTAGCACCGATTGCGCAGGCATTTGCAGGTAAACTGGTTGATGGACGGAACACACCTGATGGTGGTGACAAGCAACAGATCATCGCCCCTCAATATACACAAGACTTTGCTGTTGTTGGAACATGTGGACAGCATAGTTTTTGTTCATTTTCAGTACCATTAGGTTGTTATACCTGTGTGTTGTTTAATGCGTGGCTAGATGGCCCACATGAACAGATTTTAGAAAAATTGATAGCCGAACGTGAACGATTGGGGGAACTAGGCAATCGCATTGCGTCAGTCCACGATCTAACGATAAAAGCGGTGGCGGAAGTGGTCGCCATGTGCAAACAGCAAAACGACGAAATGGGAGCACTTGATGGCTAA
- a CDS encoding site-specific integrase translates to MSKLKVKTLRFPNGERLPVLLNHITGRPEFYPNLYAVTMLRQRGHASESIARALREIKLLLDYFSESNIDVMQRVWSGKLFVLDEIAGLGRYCQQSFKGTRKKTRKKNVHFLDTYRDTNLTVESATTANRLKTIRRFLRWAIELGIRNHNLDAKIRNRLRRNQTRVLNNLEAQVPMVTDRGTVDSQMALDPDVIQFLYNITDPDSPHNPWKSYVVRWRNAVIIQVLIRTGIRRGELLGLKIDDLNFQDESLLVARRPDDPEDPRLHQPKTKTKAREKALTTDLVKLLYDFVIDIRNKVAGTESHPYIFISSTTGRPLAATSYNDIFIVLRKKIDQLPKELTGHICRHTYSTNLAEIMYKKGHSEATIERMLCIENGWRRSSKMTEHYTQKKTKKLGKEASLTVQDQYNFKVVKDEDK, encoded by the coding sequence ATGAGCAAATTAAAAGTTAAGACGCTACGGTTTCCAAACGGTGAACGACTTCCTGTTTTGCTAAATCATATTACAGGACGACCTGAATTTTATCCTAATCTATACGCTGTCACCATGCTACGACAACGGGGACACGCTTCTGAAAGTATTGCCAGAGCGTTGCGTGAAATAAAATTGCTTTTGGATTATTTTTCTGAATCAAACATTGATGTGATGCAACGTGTTTGGAGCGGGAAACTATTTGTCCTTGATGAAATTGCTGGTCTGGGCAGATATTGCCAACAATCATTTAAAGGAACACGTAAAAAGACACGAAAAAAGAACGTGCATTTTTTAGATACATATAGGGACACTAATCTAACTGTCGAATCTGCAACAACTGCTAATCGTCTGAAGACAATTCGTCGTTTTTTAAGATGGGCAATTGAACTAGGCATCAGAAACCATAATTTGGATGCGAAGATCCGCAATCGGCTGCGACGAAATCAGACAAGGGTTTTGAACAATCTAGAAGCGCAAGTTCCGATGGTAACTGACCGTGGTACAGTTGATTCGCAAATGGCGTTAGATCCCGATGTAATTCAATTTCTGTATAATATAACTGACCCAGATTCTCCGCATAATCCATGGAAGAGCTATGTGGTGCGCTGGCGAAATGCTGTAATAATTCAAGTATTAATTCGTACAGGGATACGACGTGGGGAATTGTTGGGGCTAAAGATTGATGATTTGAATTTTCAAGATGAATCGCTGCTTGTTGCACGTCGCCCCGATGATCCCGAAGATCCTAGGCTACATCAGCCAAAGACAAAAACTAAAGCACGCGAAAAGGCGCTCACGACCGATTTGGTCAAGTTGCTGTATGATTTTGTTATAGATATTAGAAATAAGGTCGCCGGTACCGAATCCCACCCTTATATATTCATTTCATCTACAACAGGCAGACCGTTAGCCGCGACTTCATATAACGATATTTTCATAGTTTTGCGCAAAAAAATCGATCAGCTACCCAAAGAACTGACCGGACATATCTGCAGGCATACATATTCTACTAACCTAGCTGAAATTATGTATAAAAAGGGTCATTCCGAGGCGACGATAGAACGCATGCTGTGTATAGAAAACGGATGGCGGCGTTCATCTAAAATGACGGAACACTACACACAAAAAAAAACGAAGAAGCTAGGTAAAGAAGCCTCATTAACCGTTCAGGATCAATATAACTTCAAGGTGGTAAAAGATGAGGACAAATAG
- a CDS encoding single-stranded DNA-binding protein encodes MLNKVMIIGRLGADPELRYAANGTPIANFNVATDESYTDREGNKQERTEWHRVVVFQRVAENCANYLGKGSLVYVEGGLQTRQWQDQQSQTRYTTEIKAQRVQFLDRKGDSMQQGGGERRSYQQNNAPRPQQNNNNNFQPQQQKQQYDSGNEDLGPAFPSEASGMDDVPF; translated from the coding sequence ATGCTGAATAAAGTGATGATCATCGGTCGTCTTGGTGCAGACCCTGAGTTGCGTTACGCGGCTAATGGTACGCCTATCGCTAACTTCAATGTAGCGACAGACGAATCCTACACTGACCGTGAAGGCAACAAGCAGGAACGCACTGAATGGCACCGAGTGGTTGTCTTCCAGCGTGTGGCTGAAAACTGCGCTAACTACCTTGGCAAAGGAAGCCTTGTGTATGTTGAGGGCGGACTTCAGACTCGCCAGTGGCAGGATCAGCAGAGTCAGACCCGGTATACTACGGAAATTAAAGCACAGAGAGTGCAGTTCCTCGATCGCAAGGGTGATTCCATGCAGCAGGGCGGCGGCGAACGTCGTTCCTACCAGCAGAATAACGCTCCGCGTCCGCAGCAGAACAACAACAATAATTTCCAGCCGCAGCAACAAAAGCAGCAGTATGATTCCGGTAATGAAGACCTTGGTCCGGCATTCCCATCCGAAGCAAGTGGAATGGACGACGTACCTTTCTGA
- a CDS encoding biotin attachment protein, protein MLDISKLLEEIKASPYEELVITAPHTGVVSFGSIKEGDRVIGATGTWNEIPGTALATLQRERNDKIIRATQKGVVEKIYTELEGTFVDAGTELVRLRHFLSKDEVLSIILKKALYLFEAPERAKYYFAPEVDSKIKSSGSQSVTVHDGMELFIMSRMKREAPLNYSGPDGAIYSVYFQHNENVDAGAALIGVCPPDQLSLIEDVVVRVQTEWVEQE, encoded by the coding sequence ATGCTCGACATTTCCAAACTTCTTGAAGAGATTAAAGCTTCTCCGTACGAAGAGCTGGTTATTACCGCTCCTCATACCGGCGTAGTATCCTTTGGTTCTATCAAAGAGGGTGATCGCGTTATTGGTGCAACAGGTACTTGGAACGAAATTCCCGGTACTGCACTTGCAACCTTGCAGCGCGAGCGCAACGACAAAATAATCCGTGCAACCCAGAAAGGTGTTGTTGAAAAAATCTACACTGAGCTTGAAGGCACATTTGTAGATGCAGGCACTGAACTTGTGCGCCTGCGTCACTTCCTCTCTAAAGATGAAGTTCTCAGCATCATTCTTAAAAAAGCATTATACTTGTTTGAAGCTCCTGAGCGTGCGAAGTACTACTTTGCACCAGAGGTTGATAGCAAGATTAAAAGTTCCGGTTCCCAGAGTGTCACTGTGCACGATGGTATGGAACTGTTCATTATGTCCCGTATGAAACGAGAAGCACCGCTTAACTATTCTGGACCGGACGGCGCAATTTACTCCGTTTATTTCCAGCATAATGAAAACGTTGATGCAGGTGCAGCTCTTATTGGTGTTTGTCCTCCGGATCAGCTCTCTCTTATTGAAGACGTAGTTGTCCGTGTACAAACCGAATGGGTTGAACAGGAGTAA
- a CDS encoding carboxyl transferase domain-containing protein — protein MDTEKRTQHLTERLTYIKDVFGNKQQENIRLLESKLEEFIQRENGLSTEDKFAALATLEDLFGFVERNLENELTAMDKVRIVRHSQRICLRDILENVYDNYTEIGGKDENSIDPSMLIARAYITRRSGKRVYHQPVMVIGQEKGHGEEFRNGGSVKPWGNAKALHYMKVAETENIPVHTFVFTPGSFPVEEAPGAAQQIAKNLYEMAALSVPVVAVFSEGGSGGAEAIGLADSRLMLSHGYYSVISPEGAAAIEGRLRDGKRAGPELVEKCAHQLKITADDNVRMGYIDHKIQEPALGARPYHYDFFRTLRQEVIRATDEVVLNVKGFSPFRAMALRRRKGKSIEDLDLENIHVRWSLSRKARNRLIAKRHAKFNKLSKSAFIDRRPIHRRVAAWFVEKGWDTYSYFKYDLWRSHQKKLMYAVEEVDAEARVLMDKVKGPWKKLTKAIPASSSKADKEKELTMLSQWDEEDQGKGQWSYISPRAKDDRAITCPNSDTHGCQDLWAPDLFGEYAGVCNSCGHHFPMEYQWYMHNIFDPGSIFEFNTEVESANPLGFEGFDLKLEQAKNKTGLKSSCTTFEARINNVKVVVATLIAPFRGGTVGAAEGEKFIQAAERAKKKRFPFISYVHGTAGIRIQEGVNGVIQMPRCTMAVRRYIDAGGLYLVLYDTNSYAGPLASFLGCSPYQFAIRSSNIGFAGPGVIKETTGMDIPPDYHRAQKALSRGHIQGIWDRRDARHNLSQALMTMGGRNLYYR, from the coding sequence ATGGATACCGAAAAGAGAACACAGCATTTAACCGAGCGTCTTACGTACATCAAAGACGTTTTCGGTAATAAGCAGCAGGAAAATATCCGTCTGCTTGAGTCAAAACTTGAAGAATTCATTCAGCGCGAGAACGGCTTGTCTACTGAAGACAAGTTCGCAGCACTCGCGACGCTTGAAGATCTTTTTGGTTTTGTCGAACGCAATCTTGAAAACGAACTTACCGCGATGGACAAGGTACGCATTGTACGACATTCCCAGCGTATTTGTCTTCGTGATATTTTAGAAAACGTATACGATAACTACACCGAAATCGGTGGTAAAGACGAAAACAGCATTGATCCATCAATGTTGATTGCTCGTGCGTACATTACTCGTCGCAGCGGCAAGCGTGTTTACCATCAGCCGGTTATGGTTATTGGTCAGGAAAAAGGGCACGGCGAAGAGTTTCGTAACGGTGGCTCTGTAAAGCCTTGGGGTAACGCAAAGGCGTTGCACTACATGAAGGTTGCAGAAACCGAGAACATTCCTGTGCATACTTTTGTATTCACTCCGGGTTCTTTCCCTGTTGAAGAAGCACCTGGCGCAGCACAGCAGATTGCAAAAAACCTGTATGAAATGGCAGCACTCAGTGTACCAGTTGTAGCAGTCTTCTCCGAAGGTGGCTCCGGTGGTGCAGAAGCTATCGGTCTTGCTGATAGTCGTCTGATGCTCTCACACGGGTACTATTCTGTTATTTCCCCTGAAGGTGCGGCAGCTATTGAAGGCCGTCTTCGTGATGGGAAACGTGCTGGACCGGAGCTTGTTGAAAAATGCGCACATCAGCTTAAAATTACTGCTGATGATAACGTGCGCATGGGATACATTGATCATAAAATTCAGGAACCGGCACTTGGTGCTCGTCCTTACCATTACGATTTCTTCCGTACTTTGCGTCAGGAAGTTATCCGCGCAACTGACGAAGTTGTTCTGAACGTAAAAGGATTTTCTCCTTTCCGTGCTATGGCACTGCGTCGTCGTAAAGGTAAATCTATTGAAGATCTTGATCTTGAAAACATCCATGTACGCTGGAGCTTGAGCAGAAAGGCTCGCAATCGTCTTATCGCCAAGCGCCATGCTAAGTTTAATAAACTCTCCAAGTCTGCATTCATCGACCGTCGCCCGATTCATCGTCGCGTGGCAGCATGGTTCGTAGAAAAAGGTTGGGATACATATTCCTACTTTAAATACGATCTGTGGCGTTCACATCAGAAAAAACTGATGTACGCAGTGGAAGAAGTAGACGCGGAAGCCCGTGTTCTGATGGACAAAGTGAAAGGCCCTTGGAAAAAGCTTACTAAAGCTATTCCGGCCAGCAGCTCCAAAGCCGACAAAGAGAAAGAGCTTACTATGCTTTCTCAGTGGGACGAGGAAGATCAGGGCAAAGGCCAGTGGAGCTATATTTCTCCACGTGCTAAAGATGACCGTGCTATTACATGTCCAAACTCAGATACTCATGGTTGTCAGGACCTTTGGGCTCCTGACCTTTTCGGTGAGTATGCTGGCGTGTGTAACAGCTGTGGCCACCATTTCCCTATGGAATACCAGTGGTACATGCACAACATCTTTGATCCGGGCTCTATCTTTGAGTTTAACACTGAAGTTGAATCTGCTAACCCGCTCGGCTTTGAAGGCTTTGACCTTAAGCTTGAGCAGGCTAAGAATAAGACTGGTCTTAAATCTTCCTGCACCACCTTTGAGGCTCGCATTAACAACGTAAAAGTTGTTGTTGCAACCCTTATCGCACCGTTCCGCGGTGGTACTGTTGGTGCTGCAGAAGGTGAAAAGTTCATTCAGGCTGCCGAACGTGCGAAGAAAAAACGTTTCCCGTTCATCAGTTATGTTCATGGCACTGCAGGCATTCGTATTCAGGAAGGTGTTAACGGCGTAATTCAGATGCCTCGTTGTACAATGGCTGTTCGCCGTTACATCGACGCTGGTGGTCTGTACCTCGTTCTGTACGATACCAACTCTTACGCAGGCCCGCTTGCTAGTTTCCTTGGTTGTTCTCCTTACCAGTTCGCAATCCGTTCTTCTAACATCGGTTTTGCGGGTCCTGGTGTAATTAAAGAAACAACCGGTATGGATATTCCGCCAGATTACCATCGTGCCCAGAAGGCTCTCAGCCGTGGTCACATTCAGGGTATCTGGGACCGTCGTGATGCGCGACACAATTTATCTCAGGCGCTTATGACTATGGGCGGCCGTAACCTTTACTACAGATAG